In the genome of Desulfovibrio desulfuricans, one region contains:
- a CDS encoding polysaccharide deacetylase family protein, with amino-acid sequence MRFFFKQICLVACFFAFGLAAQSAQARVVEGNVIMDQPMRENLCALTFDDGPSINTPHLLDMLEEYGIPATFFMLGSQAERHPDIVKRVIAEGHEVGNHSYSHPNLRVVSLARKEEELRRTDTILRNLGASPQFVRPPYGSYDASTEKVAASLGLSLMLWSMDSRDWQRLPDNYATLRNNRGTVYAPGTLRGIFLFHDSHKRTVDDLPRIIRDLRAGGCQRFVTVTDYLEGLMDPEPGLLMTRVKRGAPGMDEPPMVARHQVEGVHQSEELPPHSFPAGSADIPLARSSTPWQLEESPSPEMAGQAALPGTAAHPAQDAPQPAGSSAVQPREGSALSPAQAPAS; translated from the coding sequence ATGAGATTTTTTTTCAAGCAGATATGCCTGGTAGCCTGCTTTTTTGCATTTGGGCTTGCTGCTCAGTCGGCGCAGGCACGTGTGGTGGAAGGCAACGTCATCATGGATCAACCCATGCGTGAGAACCTGTGCGCCCTCACCTTTGATGACGGTCCGTCGATAAACACCCCGCATCTGCTGGACATGCTGGAAGAATACGGCATCCCCGCCACGTTTTTTATGTTGGGCAGCCAGGCCGAGCGCCATCCCGATATCGTAAAGCGCGTCATCGCCGAGGGGCATGAGGTGGGCAACCACTCCTATTCGCACCCCAATCTGCGTGTGGTCAGCCTTGCCCGCAAGGAAGAAGAACTGCGCCGCACAGATACCATCTTGCGCAACCTCGGGGCTTCGCCCCAGTTCGTACGCCCGCCCTACGGTTCGTATGATGCCTCTACTGAAAAAGTGGCGGCCAGCCTTGGGCTTTCCCTCATGCTCTGGTCCATGGACAGCCGCGACTGGCAGCGCCTGCCAGACAATTACGCCACCCTGCGCAACAACAGGGGCACAGTCTATGCGCCGGGAACCCTGCGCGGTATTTTTCTGTTCCATGACTCGCACAAGCGTACTGTGGACGACCTGCCGCGCATCATTCGTGATCTGCGCGCTGGCGGCTGTCAGCGTTTTGTGACTGTGACCGACTATCTTGAGGGGCTTATGGATCCTGAACCCGGCCTGCTCATGACGCGCGTCAAGCGTGGCGCACCCGGCATGGATGAACCTCCCATGGTTGCCCGGCATCAGGTTGAGGGCGTGCACCAGTCGGAAGAACTGCCGCCGCACAGCTTCCCTGCCGGTTCGGCAGATATCCCTCTGGCGCGCAGCAGCACTCCCTGGCAACTGGAGGAAAGCCCAAGCCCTGAGATGGCTGGGCAGGCCGCATTGCCGGGCACTGCCGCGCATCCCGCGCAGGATGCTCCCCAGCCTGCCGGCAGCAGTGCAGTCCAGCCGAGAGAAGGCTCTGCCCTTTCCCCGGCGCAGGCTCCTGCCTCCTGA
- a CDS encoding asparaginase: MSNHSSSSASSSAISLPKVALIATGGTIAGVAPTPLEQISYQAGVLTVDSMLETLPGIEGVARITSVQCGNLPSENITPEHWAMLGEQCAKALDDPEICGVVLTHGTDTLEESAFYLHLTLASPKPVVLTGSMRPATSLSADGPINIRDAVAVAACPQAQARGALLVMNSRVLSARTAVKVATLDVEAFRALESGCLGRVINGEPQFYYGREENPALAGTFAELAGRQNLPRVDVIYGCAGMPVDLVRYSVERSAGIVLAGMGNGSMPDAVRHELRQAIAGGIPVIRCSRTGSGPVTPLDEYEGFVPGGMLSPAKARVLLMLTLEQQKNAEPAQRMLSVREVFALGAKL, encoded by the coding sequence ATGAGCAATCATTCTTCGTCATCGGCCAGTTCCAGCGCAATCTCCCTGCCCAAGGTGGCCCTTATTGCCACGGGCGGCACCATTGCGGGCGTTGCCCCCACGCCGCTTGAGCAGATCAGCTATCAGGCGGGGGTGCTCACCGTTGACAGCATGCTCGAAACCCTGCCCGGCATCGAGGGTGTGGCCCGCATCACCAGTGTGCAGTGCGGCAACCTGCCCAGCGAAAACATCACCCCAGAACACTGGGCCATGCTGGGCGAGCAGTGCGCCAAAGCGCTGGACGACCCCGAAATCTGCGGCGTGGTGCTGACCCACGGTACAGACACGCTGGAAGAATCGGCCTTCTATCTGCACCTTACCCTTGCCAGCCCCAAGCCCGTGGTGCTGACCGGCTCCATGCGCCCCGCCACCTCGCTGAGCGCAGACGGCCCCATCAACATACGCGATGCCGTGGCTGTGGCGGCCTGCCCGCAGGCGCAGGCGCGCGGCGCGCTGCTGGTCATGAACAGCCGGGTGCTCTCGGCCCGCACGGCGGTAAAGGTCGCCACTCTTGATGTGGAGGCCTTCCGCGCCCTGGAATCGGGCTGTCTTGGCCGGGTTATCAACGGCGAACCCCAGTTTTATTACGGCAGGGAGGAAAATCCCGCTCTGGCCGGAACCTTTGCCGAGCTTGCGGGCCGCCAAAATCTGCCGCGAGTGGATGTGATTTACGGTTGCGCGGGCATGCCTGTTGATCTTGTGCGCTATTCCGTGGAGCGCAGCGCGGGCATAGTGCTGGCTGGCATGGGCAATGGCTCCATGCCCGATGCCGTGCGCCACGAGCTGCGGCAGGCCATTGCCGGGGGCATCCCTGTTATCCGGTGCAGCCGCACCGGTTCCGGCCCGGTGACGCCCCTTGATGAATACGAGGGCTTTGTGCCCGGCGGCATGCTTTCACCCGCCAAGGCCCGCGTGCTGCTCATGCTGACGCTGGAGCAGCAGAAGAATGCCGAACCGGCGCAGCGCATGCTTTCAGTGCGCGAAGTGTTCGCCCTTGGGGCCAAACTGTAG
- a CDS encoding ArsR/SmtB family transcription factor, translating into MKTLHHPAVENVTVEGLLHALSDPVRVQILKEIIRSNSPKMCSDFLNMPDRAIPKSTLSQHFRILREAGLIRSERSGVALKNTPRCQELQPRFGRMIAEILAAYAEEYGRKDVDE; encoded by the coding sequence ATGAAAACCCTGCACCATCCGGCTGTTGAAAACGTAACGGTCGAAGGTCTTCTGCACGCCCTTTCTGATCCTGTGCGCGTACAGATTCTCAAGGAAATCATACGCTCAAATTCGCCAAAAATGTGTTCTGACTTCCTGAACATGCCGGACAGGGCCATACCCAAGTCGACCCTTTCGCAGCATTTCAGGATATTGCGCGAGGCTGGCCTGATCCGCAGTGAGAGAAGCGGTGTTGCGCTCAAGAATACCCCGCGGTGCCAGGAATTGCAGCCCCGTTTTGGGCGGATGATAGCCGAAATTCTGGCGGCGTATGCCGAAGAGTATGGCAGGAAAGATGTGGACGAATAG
- a CDS encoding DMT family transporter, whose translation MSPSILLAILFAAFLHALWNIIVKSGSNKLFETGLNALGACAGALCLLPFLPPLPQAAWPYLGMSCLCHLGYYICISAAYERVDMSFAYTVMRGCAPLLTSLALLAFGVNMSAGAWCGVLTLCAGILCLATDNMRRGYGWSEVFISLRTSCVIMGYTLADGLGARESGNAATYTTWIFLINALPVHVYILWRHGWSYVSYARKRLAVGTFGGLASMGSYGIALWAMTLAPIAVVAALRETSVIFGMLLAMWLLHERFTPLRGFSVLLVVGGAALLKLA comes from the coding sequence ATGTCGCCATCAATATTGCTCGCCATCCTCTTTGCCGCATTTTTACACGCGCTTTGGAATATTATTGTCAAAAGCGGCTCAAACAAGCTGTTTGAAACGGGTTTGAACGCTCTTGGCGCTTGCGCAGGCGCGTTGTGCCTGCTGCCTTTTTTGCCGCCTTTGCCGCAGGCCGCGTGGCCTTATCTTGGCATGTCGTGTCTGTGCCATCTTGGGTATTACATCTGCATTTCTGCCGCATATGAGCGGGTAGACATGTCTTTTGCCTATACCGTAATGCGCGGCTGCGCGCCCTTGCTCACCTCGCTGGCCCTGCTGGCCTTTGGCGTAAATATGTCTGCGGGCGCATGGTGCGGTGTGCTGACGCTGTGCGCCGGTATTCTGTGCCTTGCCACGGATAATATGCGCCGTGGCTATGGGTGGAGCGAAGTTTTTATCTCGTTGCGCACATCATGTGTCATTATGGGGTACACGCTGGCGGACGGCCTTGGTGCGCGCGAAAGCGGCAACGCTGCCACCTACACCACCTGGATTTTTTTGATCAACGCGCTCCCCGTGCATGTTTACATTCTGTGGCGGCATGGCTGGAGCTACGTGAGCTATGCCCGTAAGCGGCTTGCCGTGGGTACGTTTGGCGGCTTGGCGAGCATGGGCTCATACGGCATTGCCCTGTGGGCCATGACCCTTGCGCCCATTGCCGTGGTGGCGGCCCTGCGCGAAACCTCGGTGATCTTTGGCATGCTGCTGGCCATGTGGCTGCTGCACGAGCGTTTTACGCCCTTGCGCGGATTTTCTGTGCTGCTGGTTGTCGGTGGTGCCGCACTGCTCAAGCTGGCCTGA
- a CDS encoding sirohydrochlorin cobaltochelatase, with protein sequence MLRTTPHFILHFFTRTLLPILLLCAVMGAPALAPAAESGAESPKAGVLLVAFGTSVPEALASMKAVDAEFKAAFPGQPVVWAYTSQIIRKKIAAEGHPVGGISDGLAQLAKDGVKVVRVQSLHVMAGEEFSALERAVLIDLQKNPGRFDSVFLGRPMLESKKDAQELIQAIREDVKSLRGKDAALVLMGHGQSHGRADLTFEGTRAVFHDADKRVFMATVEGARSVDDLLVELKAAKVKKVVIEPLMLVAGDHAHNDLAGDEDDSWASKLKAAGFKVETNLKGLGQIAGARAILVRHAREAADDLTKEPKKQ encoded by the coding sequence ATGCTGCGTACTACGCCGCATTTCATTCTGCATTTTTTCACCCGTACCCTTTTGCCCATTCTTTTGCTGTGCGCCGTCATGGGCGCGCCTGCGCTTGCCCCTGCCGCTGAATCCGGCGCAGAGAGCCCCAAGGCGGGCGTGCTGCTGGTGGCCTTTGGCACCAGTGTTCCCGAAGCCCTGGCTTCCATGAAGGCCGTGGATGCGGAGTTCAAGGCCGCTTTTCCCGGTCAGCCGGTGGTGTGGGCCTATACCTCGCAGATTATCCGCAAAAAAATAGCCGCCGAGGGGCATCCAGTGGGCGGCATCAGCGATGGCCTCGCCCAGCTTGCCAAGGACGGCGTGAAGGTCGTGCGCGTACAGTCGCTGCACGTCATGGCGGGCGAGGAGTTCAGCGCGCTTGAACGGGCCGTGCTTATCGATCTGCAAAAAAATCCGGGCCGCTTTGACTCCGTGTTTCTTGGCCGCCCCATGCTGGAATCGAAAAAAGACGCTCAGGAACTCATTCAGGCCATCAGGGAAGACGTGAAATCCCTGCGCGGCAAGGATGCAGCCCTGGTGCTCATGGGCCACGGCCAGAGCCACGGCCGGGCAGATCTGACCTTTGAAGGCACGCGCGCCGTGTTCCACGATGCGGATAAGCGCGTGTTTATGGCAACCGTTGAGGGCGCGCGCAGCGTGGACGACCTGCTGGTGGAGCTCAAGGCCGCCAAGGTCAAGAAAGTGGTTATCGAACCGCTCATGCTGGTGGCTGGCGATCATGCGCACAACGATCTGGCTGGGGATGAAGACGACTCCTGGGCCTCAAAGCTCAAGGCCGCAGGCTTCAAGGTGGAGACCAACCTCAAGGGTTTGGGCCAGATTGCCGGTGCGCGCGCCATACTGGTGCGCCATGCCCGCGAAGCTGCCGATGACCTGACCAAGGAACCCAAGAAGCAGTAG
- the nspC gene encoding carboxynorspermidine decarboxylase, whose amino-acid sequence MHCQNLLFDPARIPSPCFVLDEAQLLANAATLGAVQERTGAKILLALKGYAAWATFPLLSRAKGHGPLWGACASSVDEARLAREDFGGEVHAFAAAWNRREMAELLTLVDHLVFNSIAQWREFAPAVAMQNKSRCPDRQIQCGLRINPEHSEGAAAIYNPCSPGSRLGIRPKDFDPAALEGISGLHFHTLCEQGADALERTLAAVERHFGQWLPQCRWINFGGGHHITKPGYDLDLLCRCLTDWRDRYNAQIYLEPGEAVALDAGWLVATVLDVVQADMPVAILDIGVPCHMPDVIEMPYRPRVRYESANVAELAGEAGEQAWTCRLAGKSCLAGDVAGEYSFNAPLVPGQRLVFEDMAIYSMVKTTTFNGLRLPSIGICEADAAGDTRFRMLREFGYQDFRTRLS is encoded by the coding sequence ATGCACTGCCAGAACCTTCTGTTCGATCCCGCCCGTATTCCTTCGCCCTGTTTTGTTCTGGACGAAGCGCAGCTTCTGGCCAATGCCGCCACTCTGGGCGCAGTTCAGGAGCGCACCGGGGCCAAAATTCTTCTTGCGCTCAAGGGCTACGCAGCATGGGCAACTTTTCCGCTTCTTTCGCGCGCCAAGGGGCACGGCCCCTTGTGGGGGGCCTGCGCAAGCTCCGTGGACGAAGCGCGGCTGGCACGGGAGGACTTTGGCGGCGAGGTGCATGCCTTTGCCGCTGCCTGGAACCGACGCGAAATGGCCGAACTGCTCACCCTTGTGGACCATCTGGTATTCAACTCCATTGCCCAGTGGCGCGAATTCGCGCCCGCAGTGGCCATGCAGAACAAGAGCCGCTGCCCGGATCGTCAGATTCAGTGCGGCCTGCGCATCAATCCTGAGCATTCCGAGGGAGCAGCCGCCATCTACAATCCCTGCTCGCCTGGCTCGCGCCTGGGCATCAGGCCCAAGGACTTTGATCCTGCGGCTCTGGAGGGCATTTCCGGGCTTCATTTCCACACCCTATGCGAACAGGGGGCAGATGCCCTTGAGCGCACCCTGGCGGCCGTTGAGCGCCATTTTGGGCAGTGGTTGCCGCAGTGCCGCTGGATCAACTTTGGCGGCGGGCACCACATCACCAAACCCGGCTATGATCTTGATCTGCTCTGCCGCTGCCTGACCGACTGGCGCGACCGCTACAACGCGCAGATATACCTGGAGCCGGGAGAGGCTGTAGCTCTGGACGCAGGCTGGCTTGTGGCAACGGTGCTGGATGTGGTGCAGGCCGACATGCCTGTGGCCATTCTTGATATCGGCGTTCCCTGCCACATGCCCGATGTCATTGAAATGCCCTATCGCCCGCGTGTACGCTACGAATCTGCAAATGTGGCCGAACTGGCGGGCGAGGCCGGGGAACAGGCCTGGACATGCCGCCTTGCCGGAAAATCCTGCCTGGCGGGCGATGTGGCAGGAGAATATTCTTTCAACGCGCCTCTTGTGCCTGGTCAGCGGCTGGTGTTTGAAGACATGGCCATTTACAGCATGGTCAAAACCACCACTTTCAACGGCCTGCGCCTGCCATCCATTGGCATTTGCGAGGCCGATGCAGCGGGCGACACGCGCTTTCGCATGCTGCGGGAATTTGGCTACCAGGATTTTAGAACGCGGCTTTCATAA
- a CDS encoding GNAT family N-acetyltransferase: MKTTTFPAPAGHAAPRPAATTVRAASTKDYSICADIWLAASLAGHDFVPAAFWRGQLAVMAEHYLPSSQVLLLTADGEPAAFAATLPDGNGTYLAGLFVLPRWWGKGLGRQLLELVQEQVMAELPEQKNASLRCTVYEKNSRALAFYARMGFIPAGRSICPHTNEPQTGLLWTAAHTVHDNAAATCRP; encoded by the coding sequence ATGAAAACGACAACTTTTCCCGCCCCCGCCGGGCATGCCGCACCACGCCCGGCTGCAACAACAGTCAGGGCGGCATCTACCAAAGATTATTCGATCTGCGCCGACATCTGGCTGGCGGCCTCTCTGGCAGGGCATGACTTTGTGCCTGCCGCGTTCTGGCGCGGGCAGCTGGCGGTTATGGCGGAGCACTATCTGCCTTCATCGCAGGTCTTATTGCTGACCGCCGATGGAGAGCCCGCCGCATTTGCCGCAACCCTGCCGGATGGCAACGGCACGTATCTGGCGGGATTGTTCGTGCTGCCCCGCTGGTGGGGCAAAGGCCTTGGGCGGCAACTGCTGGAACTGGTGCAGGAACAGGTGATGGCTGAACTCCCCGAGCAAAAGAACGCCAGCCTCCGCTGCACTGTATACGAAAAAAACAGCCGCGCACTGGCATTCTATGCCCGCATGGGTTTTATCCCCGCCGGGCGCAGCATCTGCCCGCATACCAACGAACCGCAGACAGGCCTGCTCTGGACTGCGGCGCACACTGTTCACGACAACGCGGCTGCAACCTGCCGTCCATAG
- a CDS encoding 30S ribosomal protein S1, whose product MAGLETGHDNEINFESALENYLNPDFGDLEEGSITKGEIVRVDDDNVLVDVNFKSEGQIPAAEFRDPAGNISVKVGDRVDVYVVRKNENDGTITLSFEKAKRMQVFDQLEDVQENNRVIKGHIVRRIKGGYTVDIGGVEAFLPGSHVDLRPVPDMDALVNQEFEFRVLKINRRRSNVIVSRRVLLEEERDSKRQDLLRTLEENQIVTGKAKNITEYGVFVDLGGLDGLLHITDMSWKRIRHPKEMITIGQELTLKVLSFDRDNNKVSLGLKQLVPDPWQDISARFPEGAKCSGKVTNLVDYGAFVELEPGVEGLVHISEMSWTRKLRHPSQMVHTGDEVEVVILGVDGDKKRISLGMKQVRPNPWELVAEKYPEGTVLEGVIKNITEFGMFIGIEDGIDGLIHVSDISWTKKVRHPNELYKVGDTVQAKVLTVDQENEKFTLGVKQLVDDPWGHVPNTYPVGCTIKGIVTNITDFGLFVEVEEGIEGLVHVSELSSKKVKTPAEIYKEGQEIQAKVIHVSAEERRLGLSIKQIKDEEERRKPKEFHSGPQEAGQSLGDLLKQKFEESENS is encoded by the coding sequence ATGGCAGGTTTGGAAACCGGGCACGACAACGAAATCAATTTCGAAAGCGCCCTTGAAAACTACCTCAATCCCGATTTCGGCGATCTTGAGGAAGGCTCTATCACGAAGGGCGAAATCGTCCGCGTGGATGATGACAATGTGCTTGTTGACGTGAACTTTAAGTCCGAAGGGCAGATTCCCGCGGCAGAATTCCGCGACCCCGCCGGCAACATTTCCGTCAAAGTGGGCGATCGTGTTGACGTTTACGTTGTTCGCAAGAACGAAAACGACGGCACCATCACTCTTTCTTTCGAGAAAGCCAAGCGCATGCAGGTGTTCGACCAGCTCGAAGACGTGCAGGAAAACAACCGGGTCATCAAGGGCCACATTGTCCGCCGCATCAAGGGTGGCTACACCGTGGACATCGGCGGTGTGGAAGCGTTTTTGCCCGGTTCACATGTGGATCTGCGCCCCGTGCCGGATATGGATGCCCTGGTCAACCAGGAATTCGAATTCCGCGTGCTCAAGATCAACCGCCGCCGCAGCAACGTTATCGTTTCTCGCCGCGTGCTGCTTGAAGAGGAGCGCGATTCCAAACGCCAGGATCTGCTGCGCACCCTTGAAGAAAACCAGATCGTTACCGGTAAGGCCAAGAACATCACCGAATACGGCGTGTTTGTTGACCTCGGCGGCCTCGACGGCCTGCTGCACATCACCGACATGAGCTGGAAGCGCATTCGCCATCCCAAGGAAATGATCACCATCGGTCAGGAACTGACCCTGAAGGTGCTTTCCTTCGATCGCGACAACAACAAAGTTTCCCTCGGCCTCAAGCAGCTCGTGCCCGACCCGTGGCAGGACATCTCCGCTCGCTTCCCCGAAGGGGCCAAGTGCAGCGGCAAGGTCACCAACCTGGTTGACTACGGCGCATTTGTGGAACTGGAACCCGGCGTTGAAGGCCTGGTGCACATTTCCGAAATGTCCTGGACCCGCAAGCTGCGTCATCCTTCCCAGATGGTTCACACCGGCGACGAAGTCGAAGTGGTCATCCTGGGCGTGGACGGCGACAAGAAGCGCATCAGCCTCGGCATGAAGCAGGTTCGCCCCAATCCCTGGGAACTGGTTGCTGAAAAGTACCCCGAAGGCACCGTCCTTGAAGGCGTCATCAAGAACATTACCGAATTCGGCATGTTCATTGGCATCGAGGACGGCATCGACGGTCTTATCCACGTTTCCGACATTTCCTGGACCAAGAAAGTGCGTCATCCCAACGAACTGTACAAGGTGGGCGACACCGTGCAGGCCAAGGTGCTGACCGTGGATCAGGAAAACGAAAAGTTCACCCTCGGCGTGAAGCAGCTGGTGGACGATCCGTGGGGCCATGTGCCCAACACCTACCCCGTGGGCTGCACCATCAAGGGTATCGTGACCAACATCACCGACTTCGGCCTCTTTGTTGAAGTGGAAGAAGGCATTGAAGGTCTGGTGCACGTGTCCGAACTTTCCAGCAAGAAAGTGAAGACCCCCGCCGAGATCTACAAGGAAGGCCAGGAAATCCAGGCCAAGGTCATCCATGTCAGCGCTGAAGAGCGCCGTCTGGGCCTGTCCATCAAGCAGATCAAGGACGAAGAAGAACGCCGCAAGCCCAAGGAATTCCATTCCGGCCCGCAAGAAGCCGGTCAGAGCCTGGGCGACCTGCTCAAGCAGAAGTTTGAAGAAAGCGAAAACAGCTAG
- a CDS encoding GGDEF domain-containing response regulator, with protein MQKVLIVEDSRTTARFMAHNLKEQLGLSYECAENRQQALKLLEDNPSQYFLALCDLNLPDAPNGEIVPAILARNIPVVVVSAHFDEDIYKRLMLQGVTDYIVKRTPDDMMYLMRVVSRLRANSGVEALIVDDSNLWCMQVSELLRRQRITAYTASNGLEALQILKEHPAIRVVLADHYMPGMDGIKLTAAIRKTHTMDELSIIVISVGTDAGAQFLRSGANDYVFKTSSFEELLCRISMNLDIQDLIRKNRALAERDALTNLLVRRQFFSEAQEAVAEARKDRRPLAAAMIDVDYFKQVNDRYGHLAGDIALRQLGGMLRDEFPAPYICGRYGGEEFCVVAPSMDKDDFARRLENFRTSVSSKPVQIGALSIAISVSIGMAEQKASDLESLINAADAQLYTAKREGRDRFVWQA; from the coding sequence ATGCAGAAAGTTCTCATCGTTGAAGACAGCCGGACAACAGCACGTTTTATGGCGCACAATCTCAAGGAACAATTGGGGCTTTCCTACGAATGCGCCGAGAACCGCCAGCAAGCCTTGAAACTGCTGGAGGACAACCCTTCGCAGTACTTTCTGGCCCTTTGCGACCTCAACCTGCCTGATGCCCCCAACGGCGAAATTGTCCCTGCCATCCTTGCCCGAAACATCCCTGTGGTGGTGGTCAGCGCTCATTTTGACGAAGACATCTATAAACGCCTCATGCTGCAGGGTGTTACCGATTACATCGTCAAGCGCACCCCCGATGATATGATGTACCTCATGCGCGTGGTGAGCCGCCTGCGCGCCAACAGCGGTGTTGAAGCCCTGATCGTGGACGATTCCAACCTCTGGTGTATGCAGGTATCCGAGTTGCTGCGTCGTCAGCGCATCACCGCCTACACGGCGAGCAACGGTCTGGAAGCCTTGCAGATCCTCAAGGAGCACCCCGCCATACGCGTTGTGCTGGCCGACCACTACATGCCCGGCATGGACGGCATCAAACTCACCGCCGCCATCCGCAAAACCCACACCATGGACGAGCTGTCCATTATTGTCATTTCTGTGGGTACGGACGCGGGTGCGCAATTTCTGCGGTCAGGCGCCAATGATTACGTATTCAAAACCTCCTCCTTTGAAGAGCTGTTGTGCCGTATTTCCATGAATCTTGACATACAGGATCTTATCCGCAAAAACCGCGCCCTGGCAGAGCGCGATGCCCTCACCAACCTGCTGGTGCGCCGTCAGTTTTTCTCTGAGGCGCAAGAGGCTGTGGCCGAGGCAAGAAAAGACCGCCGCCCCCTGGCCGCCGCAATGATCGACGTTGACTATTTCAAGCAGGTCAATGACCGTTACGGGCACCTGGCGGGCGATATTGCCCTGCGGCAACTTGGCGGCATGCTGCGCGACGAGTTTCCCGCTCCCTACATCTGCGGGCGCTACGGCGGCGAAGAGTTTTGCGTGGTCGCGCCGAGCATGGATAAAGACGACTTTGCCCGAAGGCTTGAAAATTTTCGCACTTCCGTTAGTTCAAAACCAGTGCAGATCGGCGCGCTCAGCATAGCCATTTCTGTTTCCATCGGTATGGCCGAGCAAAAGGCCAGCGACCTCGAATCGCTCATCAACGCGGCCGATGCCCAACTTTACACAGCCAAACGGGAAGGGCGCGACCGCTTTGTCTGGCAAGCATAA
- a CDS encoding phenylacetate--CoA ligase family protein: protein MSYRFIPQLTDEDIRQKQLEGLRYTVRQAWNSPQYRAKLEACGLKPDDITSLDDLRRLPTCDVEDLREGYPLPLLCVPPHDVVRIHASSGTTGKRKILAYTQRDIDTFSLQIARCFELAGFTPEDRMQLAVGYGLWTAGAGFQAGSERLGMLTVPVGPGNLEMHLQLLQDLGATGFTATASMALLLAEEVERADLRGKIKLKRMVCGSETRSEKMRLAIESKLGLEGCYDIGGMTEMYGPGTAIDCDAHEGLHYWADLFIIEVLDPATMQPVAEGEVGEMVVTSLCKEAVPLLRYRTHDLSRLLPGQCSCGLAMPRHDRILGRSDDMIIYRGVNIYPGQLMEVIGQFAELGGEYQVELTRDERSLDHLALTVERGQGQTAGNDAALAHELETRLHKAIMARVSVSVADYASLPRTFSKSKRVVDKR from the coding sequence ATGTCGTATCGCTTTATTCCCCAGCTCACCGATGAGGATATCCGCCAGAAACAGCTTGAAGGTCTGCGCTACACCGTGCGTCAGGCCTGGAATTCGCCCCAGTACAGGGCAAAGCTGGAAGCCTGCGGCCTGAAGCCGGACGACATCACAAGCCTGGACGACCTGCGCCGTCTGCCCACCTGCGACGTGGAAGACCTGCGCGAGGGCTACCCCCTGCCACTCCTGTGCGTACCGCCACATGACGTGGTGCGCATCCATGCCTCCAGCGGCACCACTGGCAAACGCAAGATTCTGGCCTACACCCAGCGCGATATTGATACGTTCAGCCTCCAGATTGCCCGCTGCTTTGAACTGGCGGGCTTTACCCCCGAAGACCGCATGCAGCTTGCCGTGGGCTACGGCCTGTGGACGGCTGGCGCGGGCTTTCAGGCGGGCAGCGAACGGCTTGGCATGCTCACCGTGCCAGTGGGGCCGGGCAATCTTGAAATGCACTTGCAGCTATTGCAGGATCTGGGGGCCACAGGCTTTACGGCCACCGCATCCATGGCCCTGCTGCTGGCGGAAGAAGTGGAGCGCGCCGATCTGCGCGGCAAAATCAAGCTCAAACGCATGGTCTGCGGCTCAGAAACCCGCAGCGAAAAGATGCGCCTCGCCATTGAAAGCAAGCTCGGCCTTGAGGGCTGTTACGACATCGGCGGCATGACCGAAATGTACGGCCCCGGCACCGCCATCGATTGCGATGCCCACGAAGGCCTGCACTACTGGGCCGACCTCTTCATCATTGAAGTGCTCGACCCTGCCACCATGCAGCCTGTTGCCGAGGGCGAAGTGGGCGAAATGGTCGTGACCAGCCTGTGCAAGGAGGCCGTGCCCCTGCTGCGCTACCGCACCCACGACCTTTCGCGCCTGCTGCCGGGCCAATGCTCCTGCGGCCTTGCCATGCCGCGCCATGACCGCATCCTTGGGCGCTCGGACGACATGATCATATACCGTGGCGTGAACATCTACCCCGGTCAGCTCATGGAAGTCATCGGCCAGTTTGCGGAACTTGGCGGCGAATATCAGGTGGAACTCACCCGCGACGAGCGCTCTCTCGACCATCTGGCCCTCACCGTGGAACGCGGGCAGGGGCAGACCGCAGGCAACGATGCCGCCCTGGCCCACGAGCTTGAAACCCGCCTCCACAAGGCCATCATGGCCCGTGTTTCCGTGAGCGTGGCGGACTACGCCAGCCTGCCGCGTACCTTCAGCAAATCCAAGCGCGTGGTGGACAAGCGCTAG